In Cherax quadricarinatus isolate ZL_2023a chromosome 65, ASM3850222v1, whole genome shotgun sequence, the genomic stretch tctctggaatgcaggcgggagagatacatgattatatacacctggaaaatcctagagggactagtaccgaacttgcacacgaaaatcactcactacgaaagcaaaagacttggcagacgatgcagcatccccccaatgaaaagcaggggtgtcactagcacgttaagagaccatacaataagtgtcaggggcccgagactgttcaactgcctcccagcatacataagggggattaccaacagacccctggcagtcttcaagctggcactggacaagcacctaaagtcggttcctgaccagccgggctgtggcttgtacgttggtttgcgtgcagccagcagcaacagcctggttgatcaggctctgatccaccaggaggcctggtcatagaccgggccgcgggggcgttgacccccggaactctctccaggtaaactccaggtaatgcagtagtctgcataacaataaatcttctattttttgtaagaataaaaattcaaagtggaaagcaaaagaagtataagaggggcctggggatgtgactaatgaacagagaacttgttattttagtgccaagaatgtctttcttgtttattctggaccctatttggaaattggcatcttctgaaatttgtgtgaaattggcaaaattgccaatttctaaccactttattggatagttgaaattggtaaatgggtggtttcttgcactcattcgatagaaaaaatggagttctagtgaaataaatatgatttttgtcgactagtacacaggaattggcaaAAAATAGGGCTCATAGTGGGCGGAATTGCCAATGCATAGACATcggcgagaccgctaacttcgcgagagcataattccgtaagttttccatcaaatttcatacttttggtgtcattatgatcgggaaaagattctctatcatttcacaagaaaaataattgtttttttctgaaaaattttcgaacctgagaacaagtttaggagagggcctctcgaccctgaaagggttaatggacaGTGTACGGTGTATatgctttacacaatgagaagcatttcttttattcgttggaaccatggctagggctaaaagtaagcagattataacaaatggagaaaaagaaattggaatgacttatgcagcaagtagcgccattGAACAGTAGTGGCAGGTTTGTGTGGCatccctggaaatttgaaattatgctagccgaaatttgtgccggattactgatggaaccggattactGATTGCCGGATTGGTGTTGACCAACCTGTAATTATTTCTAGTGAATGAtagtattaaccccttgactgtcgaaaccccaaatcctgaagtgtctcctggtgtcgaaaaatattaaaaaaagaaaaaattttgtttttcttatgaaaatgttaagattatttttctgattgttttagtccccccaattttttttttgccatcagtacttaccgagatatagaggcgtaaagttggcagaaaatgagctgcgtatggcaacagcggcgactgtcgctcacccggtaaactttggtttacttgtattcgaaggtttcttgttttttttcactattttatttttcacataacttatgtggcatGTGAGACcaaacagaacacatgaccataacacaaggcacagatcactctttgatgttcctcgtgtccatctcacactatgcaaaaactcaatgcacataaaaggccctaaaatctggaattcattacctgtaaatataaaagaaacacaacctgtttataaattcaagtctcttctcaaagattacttactcacccaaaaccaaataaatactgaataactgaacattataaattgtatatcttaaatgtttctcacaattatatcacataaatgttaaacctaaaacccaatctaactttattattttttaaatacactacctaacagaatcactacctaactgaatgcaaccatatgacctgtctttgtaatactcacttgtgctttatagttatctgtttacattaatgttttatcactgatttcatcattgcttagtagcagcgctgtatagtccttgtggcttagcgcttctttttgattataataataataataataatcattgcttagttaatcttaagttaattttaagccagcccgtaatgctatgcatagtataagtggctttagcatactgctcttatctgtattttttttgtacctctgtatggtGCAATGTTCGTATATACATTCATTGAatataacacaattatagcaaaaacactagtatcatattgtttacaaaacttgtttacacaaacaaacaatataaaaaattgtttattatgcttgttctataatatatatacatatgtgcaatcactggacacttccctagaactgctgcagcttgtggaattctttgaaacatgggtgtaTGCACAATGGTGCTTTACACTCCTTACACACAAAACGagtgtctgcatttttgtgggcgttttgtgataagtgcacagacataacacctcttctgagcatttttcttgaaagcagtagcaggcagtggtatggggtagtgatcaccaggcctcagacgagctggcatgtgttggtaatttcgtgggcgctggtctattgcaagtgttgttccttggtacttgaatattatttgtctgataacTGACAAACGAAATttaccatatttgggtttgttgttggtcttcaactcgtacatgttataagcattcagcaaggaaatgtcaagaagatggaaaaagtttTATGTATCACTTATAAgtcttgcaaacacaatcagcaaacccaatctgcatgtcacatttgtccactaaccgCATATTGaagttgtaatccatcacagctgcaggttttacagtgggttcattggtctctctattctgcttgccactgTCTACCATTTcatgtcggtgaactgatgtcaacagtgtgacatcacgtttgtcatgccaccaaaatgccttgatgtcattggcagcaaacacctgaacATCACCTCTACGAGTACCagcatcgaacctaggcatatgcttacgatttccatgcactgtgccacacgcatctgtcatgttcacttgcaagaaatcactgagtaaagggcttgtgtaccagttgtcagtatataaaatatgccccttgccaagatacggttccatcattgttctaaccacatcagcagagatacccagtaacttcctggtatcttgcaatgttttactgccagtgtacacaattatatccaaagttagaccacttttgcaatcacacagtacaaataactttataccagagtgtttcctcttgcttagtatgtactgcttgaatgacagtctgcctttcaacaaaatcaaagactcatcaataacaagcttcctgaagggataaaaatacatacaacacttttgtttcaggtacataaacacatttctgatcttatataacctatcACTTTTGTTAGGCCTTGTTTTGCCTGAAAAGTGTAGCATACGTAACAGtagcacaaatctattcactggtataatgtcaccaatagctggggttgaaatcaggcagtctgttgaccagtatgtgttgacactgtgcttatacacatgtggcacaagctttattgtggcaaagaacagatacatctctgctacagttgtgtccttccattTGTGTAGgagtgatcttggtgaaagaattgtgtttgccgtgatgtactcaaagtatgtattgctttctctgacaataatgtccatcgggttcatcgaagaataactgaaagcattccagttcagtagcattgttcccaagtgtacatgatggccatattccactttgtatttcatcaaagtgatggagattgggaacaaaattgttaCCTTGTTGCcaaatcccagatgcggtctgctggtgagTACTGGATATttacaggttgtggttgtggatgttgtgggagtgTAGGGTTGGTTGAGGCTGGTTGTGGCTGTGCTGAGTTAGCATCATGTGTAGTAgcgtggcccactgctggtgccacatgactcatgccaccaccactatcaccatcaccacctgctgcCCCACGCACATCATTCATCCTCATtgtaacaatatcatcatcttcactttCAGTTCATGGTGTagagccacgggatgtactccaagatttactccttccccttggaacaacatatgacacactaccagaacGCATGCTATGccgtatatactgccgcttcactggagaatattcaccctcactgtcgctACTAGAACTGCTTTCTatagctttgaaatcactatcactatcactttcactgctcacatctgagtcttgtacacaggcaaatagtttcctctttcgtcctggtacaagTGAATGTGAATGAGACAGCCCagtaccagaggtggaaggttgtgggtcatctggattttcatcactaattatgttatcctgggtgctGCTTTCAGTCACACCCActccaaaaccatgaaattcactttcactggcatttccatcactgttagagctatcacttgggaacaaaagacctccaatccgccgaggagttaGGTGGTACTtaccacgaggcatggtgaaaatggaataccaagatggcattcccacaatgcaccactgagtccctttttttttcacagggtgcacacccaccactcagacccattctctctcatgtaggcctaccaggtttctcccgcttgatttgaaactgctagaatttatgcgtataaatatgtcaaacacggtggctcataagacatatatatacgaccgaaacagtcaaagggttaatcaaatAAGAATAATATTTAAAGAGGtatggccaaaaaaaaaaaaaaaaatggaaggttCAGGAGAAGATTTTTCTGAAAATGTTCTCATCTGTTTACCTTCCCTAAAGCTATTTGATTGCCTAAAAGGCTTTGTATAATCAGTAGTGTTTCACAAGGCTTTTGCTTTCACTTCTTTTAGAGCTTTTGTAAATAATAATCCCAGTCTGAATTCATTCTGTTCCTTTAAATATTAGTGGTTCATCAAAACATTTTGAAACAGTGTATCATTATAAAAAATCTTGATTAGATAATCTTCAGTCTGCACTCTTATGTTTATTGAACAGTatgcatattaaaaaaaaatggaatgttTCTGCAGCAATGTTTTATTGAGGTCATAGAGATCAAAGAAATTCTTTATATTAGAGCAAGTCAAGCCTTCTTAAAGCCTCTTATTTATCTTTTTTGTTTTTGCAGGTCATCCTTTCACCAAAACAAGTACTGCAACAGTGCCAAGACTCAATAACATAAGCTCTTGTATGTGGCAGCATCACCAGAAGAATTATTGCAATGGTGCCAAGACCCAGTGCTATTAATGCTATGAGGGTGACGGAAATACTGTGGTTTTAATGGTGCTGGCAGTTATTGTGATACAGCTGGCTATATTCAGATATACTATATGTTAAGTGTCACTACATGGTATTTTGAAGTTTGGCCATACAGCATCTTGTGGAGGCAGCTTCATTAATGAAAATATTGCTGTGCAACTTGGTTATTTACTACAGTTATTGATAATTCATCTGAAGTGCTCTATATGCATTATCTACAGTTCTACATGTAGTTCACTAAAAACCATCTAGAttcaagagtaatttattttaattaatattttgaCTTCTTGTACAGCATGTACAAATATTCCAGAGGTTGTGTAAGATTTATTATATTTGGATAATTAACAGGGATTTAACCATTAATTTATAAGTGCATGTAATTGAAATTGCTTTATACTGTGTATTCAGTGTCCAAAAAAAATGTGACATAGGTATTCTAAATGAAACCTATTTAACCACATCTGTAATATTAATTCTCTACTTCATTTTATTTTCTCACAATTAGATGCCTACATTCACATGAAAAAAATTCTTGTCGATCATATTTATTTGCAATATTATTGCCATTTTTCATCATCCACTTGCTGTGTGAGTTTCTGACTCATTGAAGTTTTACCTTGAAATGAATACATAAAAGTTTCCTGGTGTATACTGACATTAAGACTACATACATTATTGCTCCAAAAACAGAGACAGATGAATTAATTACCTTCATCATTTTGTAAACAGAAAAGTTGATCATAGAGTAAGCATCGGTAGTGAAGCGATGGACATCAATCTAGAGTCTGTTATATAGATTGTGAACCTGTATGACTCTTGTATGTGCGTGTTTACTCTGAAGAGTAACTATACTTGGGTATTGACCCTCTTATTCCCCTCTCCTGTCTTTTCCTATACATATTAGCCATTCCCCACCAAGGTATGGTAACCCAAGAGGCAACTCATTTGCCTTCAGTCGTTCAGTATTGAACTTCCCTCTGAAGCATAACGTAAAAGCAAGTTCTCAGAACTAATAAATAACAGTAATGTACAAGATGTAATTTTTTAGCATTTTCTTGATATCTGTATGCAAATGTTTCTACAGTAAATAAAAGTTTCATTCAAAAGTTCGTAGATAAAATAATTACTATTCATTGTGTCTTTTAAAATTAAACTTGAGAATTTATATACACAAGTAGTCAGAACACACGACCTTGTTTTTTAAAACCTTTTTTAACAATGATTACATTTATAACATCATTTTGAAATTCATGCTTAAGAGTTTATTTAACTGTTCAGAAGTCTACAACAATCTACAATGCATTTTATAAAAGAAGAGCCGAGTGAGAGTCCACCTGAGACTCCAGAAACTAAACCAGTCTTTGAATTACAGTCATCTCTAATAAAACAAATAAGAGTTCACACAGAAGTGAAGCCACATCAATGTTCGGTATGTCTGCAAGATTTCACGCAGAAATCGCATGAAATGAAACACTCGGGAGTTCATCTAGAAAAGAACTCTCTGAAATCACACCAGTGTTTATTGTGTTCAAAGTCATTTACAAAAGATGAAAATTTACAAAAGCACTTGGAAAAGCACACAGGAGGAAAGCCGTATACTTGTTCAAAATGTCAAAAACGTTATTTAAAGAGAGGAAGCTTAATACGTCATCTAAGAAATCACCCAGGAGAAAACCCATGgcagtgtatagtgtgtgtgaaaGACTTTTCAACTAAAGATGCTCTAAAACGacacatgagaattcatacaggagaaaaaCCATACCAGTGTTCTGTGTGCCAAAGAGATTTTTCAGATAAATCAGTCTTAGTAAGACACATGAaagttcatacaggagagaaagcCTTTGAGTGTTTATTGTGTAACAAGCAATTTATTCAAGTATCTTGTCTAAAACAGCATCTAAAAGTTCATGCAGAAGGGAAATTTCATCAATGTTCAGTGTGTGCAAAAACATTTTCAAATAAATCTCAACTAGACCGACACTTGATATATCATGCAGGAGGGACACCATATAACTGTGCAGTGTGTTCAAAAGGATTTTTAAGTAAGACAAAGCTAGCAAGACACACCagaattcatacaggagaaaagCCTTTTCAGTGTTCAAAGTGTCAGAGAAGTTTTTCAGATAAATCAATTCTTGTACGACACATGATTGTTCACTCTGATGAAAGATATCCCTGTTCGGTGTGCTCAAAAGATTTCTCACGGAAATCTCTTCTTGATCAGCACCTGcgagttcatacaggagagaaaccatttcATTGTTCGGTATGTCCAGAGCGTTTTATAAATAAAGGAAGGCTAATAAGGCACATgagaattcatacaggagaaaagCCATTTAAGTGTTCGGTATGTCTAAAAGCCTTTGCAGAGAAACCCGTTTTAATACGTcacatgagagttcatacaggtgagaaaccatatcagtgttctgtGTGTTCCAAAAAATTTTCACAGAAAATACATCTAGAACAGCACATGAATGTTCATAGAGGAGGGAAGCCATACAACTGTTCAGTGTGTGTAAAAGGCTTCTTGCATTTAACAAGTCTAAAACGACATGTTAGACGCCATGTAGGAGAAAAGCCATACCAATGTTCAGTTTGTCTAAGAAACTTGTCAGATAGCACGAGTCTAATACAGCACATGAAAATTCATGGAAAAAAGAAAAATCAGTGTTCATTGTGCTCAAATAAAACTTCCCAGATAGATCTAAAAAAGCAGTTAAATGCTAGTGCACGAAGGAAAATATACAAGTGTCCAGTGTGCAAAAAATATTTCCTCAATAAAGCCAGCCTAACACGACATAAGAAAAGCCACATAGAGGAAAAACTGTTTCAGTGTTCGGTTTGTCTGAAAGATCTGTTAGATagtacaagtctaataaaacacATGGTAACTCATAAAACAAATAAACCACACCAATGTTCAGTGTGTTTAAAGAACTATTCAGATAAATCTGGTCTACAAGAACACATGAAGACTCACACAGAAGATAAATTCCAGTGTTCATTGTGTCAAGAAGACTTTGAAGATAAGTCAGCTCTGGAACAGCATACTATAGTTCATACACAAGTGAAATCAGAGGTGACTTCAGACTGGGTGGAAGATGTTATAGGTAAAAAGGAAGATGTTACAAGTAAAAAGGAAGAAGTTACAGGTAAAAAGGAAGATTTTAAAGGTGAAAAGGAAGATTTTAAAGGTAAAAAGGAAGATTTTAATGGTAAAAAGGAAGATATTACAGTTCATACAGAAGAGAAACTTGAGAATTCAAGGTGTATAGGGGATTCTGAAAGTAAAAATAAATATTCTACAGTTCAAGCAGAAGACATGGTATTCCAATGTTCAGTTTGTTTACAGAACTTTTCAGATGAAACTCTTATAGAACATGTGAAAATTCACTCACATGAAAAATGCAATAAATGTGTGGAAGACTTAAACGATAaaaaagatgaagatgaagacatGACAATTCAGGCAGAGGATATATTAtaccagtgttcagagtgtcagaCAGAATTTTCTGATAAAGAAATGATCATGCAACACATGAAAGTTCATACAGAAGAAAATCTTGAGGCCAGTTCAGTGTGTGTAGGAGATTTTAATGGTACAGAGGAGCACACAACACTTTATACAGAAGATATATTATATCAGTGCTCAGGGTGCCTAAAAGAGTTCACAGATGGGAAAATGCTCATGGAGCACATGAAAGTTCATGCAGAAGGGAATCCTGAAGAGAGTTTAGGAAGTGTAACAGATTTTCAAAGTAAAGAGGAACAAGTGGAATTTCCTACAGAAGATATATtatatcagtgttcagtgtgtcaaAAAGAATTTACTGCTGAAAAAATCCTCATGGAACATATGGCAGTGCATACAGATGAGAAACCTTTCAAATGTTCAGTGTGCCTGAAAGAGTTTCCAGAAAAAGGAAGTTTAGAACAACACATGAAAGGTCATGGAGGAGGGAGACCATATAACTGTTCAGTGTGTTTAAAAAGTTTTTCAACTAAAGCTTGTGTAATGCGACACATGAGAGTTCACACAGGAGAAAAGCCATATCAGTGTGCAGTGTGTCTAAAATACTTTACAGATAAAGCAGTTGTAATACGACACATGAGACGTCATACAGGAGAAAAACcgtatcagtgttcagtgtgccTGAAACGCTTTACGCAAAATTCACATCTGAAGCACCACATGAAAAACCATCCAGGGGAAGATGTAGTGAAATTGCATAAATGTTTAGTGTGTTCTAAGAGAATTTCTCTAGAAAATTTAGAACAGCACTTGAGAGTTCATTTAGGAGATAAATTATATAACTGTCCACTGTGTCAAAAAGGCTTCGCAAGTAATGCCAGTCTAATAAGACATAGAAAAGTTCACACAGGAGAGAAGCCacatcagtgttcagtgtgtttcaAATTATTTTCAAGAAACTCTCATCTTAAACAACACTACAAAATTCATACTGGGGAGAAACCATACGAGTGTTCTGTGTGTTTAACACGATATATACAAAAAATACAGCTTCAACAACACATGAGAGTtcacacaggagagaaaccatttAACTGTTCAGTGTGTCTAAAAGACTTTAGATTCAAGGCAAGTCTTAAAaaacacatgagagttcatgcAAGAGAGGCATCCCAGAAAGTTTTGCAGAAATCAAATCTTGACAAGAACTCAGGCAGTCATAAAGATGGCATGGCATATAAATGTTCAATGTGTTCCAAAGGGTTTTCAAATAAAGCCAGTCTAAATCGTCACATGAAAGCTCATGAGGAAGAAGAAAAACGTAATTGTATTCGTCATCTACAAGAGATCTTGAACAAATAAAATACTGAGCAAAAACCCATTATTTAAGTACGTAATGTAGTAAAGTCATTGTTGAGCTCGTAAAATGTAATTCAGCATTATTTTGAGAAAGAAGATTACTGAGTTTTTTAATGATATGAGAGTTAGTCTAAAAACAAAGATGGTAATTTCATGGGGTGAGCCTCCAGCAAGGTCAAGTTTCTGACTTGTTTTGGTTGACCTGTTCTTTGTTCTGGAATTGCTAGCATAGACTTGCTAACAGCAGAGGCTCCATCTCTCCTTCAGCAGGCATTGAGAGCCAATTGggttttttctcagttgtttgaaAAGTTATTTTGTgaaagacacacaggtcagaAATTATTTATGTCATTTCTTTCTTCATTTATTATTTTAGTTATGGAATGTACAAATCTTAACACTTTTCATAGttgataattttattttttttttctgaaaaatagATAAGCTTGCAAACTTAAGATTTTCTAGAGTAATTGTTGCTCAGTTCCATGAGAACTTTGATGAAACTTCTCACAAACATTAAACAAGCCTGCTAGCCTGATCTTCTCTAAAGTTACTGCTGTTAGTTTCATGAGTAactttgatcacacttctctgaaaCAGTACATGTGTGTGCCAATTCCTACATCTTCACTGGTATtgtttaatataataatattacatCTCTAAAATCTTGATATCACTCATTGTGGAGTGCAGGTAATAACCCCACATAGATTTGGAATGTTTTGTTAAAATAATACCAACAATCAGGTAACTGAGTTTTTATTTCACCAGAAGCTCAAGCGAGAGGTTGCAAGGCTTGCATCACATGGAGCTCAAGTGACAGGTTATCAAGGCTTGCATCAGATGGAGCTCAAGTGACAGGTTATCAAGGCTTAGCATCAGATGGAGCTCAAGTGACAGGTTATCTTAGTCTCTTGTGCCAACTGAAATTCACTTAACATTGCATATATTTGTTAATTTCTCTGTGCTTTTGTTGGTACAGTGTTTACTGTATCTGTAATATGTGATGTAGTACTCAAGTTTGTATTTTCATTTGCTTACCAGTAACTCATTAATTAAATTACAGCAGTTATTTTATTGTTTAAAATACACTCTTTGCCTTTCTTGCAtcttttttgtagtttttttgtataattatgaaaataaatgcttcaaaattatttcttaatTCAAAACACACACAGCCTAAATagttattgttttatattttatattgtcAGCATTTTCATGGTTTTTATGACTGCTAATCCATGCCTCATTGTCTGCgctgcccttttttttttttttttctcgaaaGTATTACTATAGTTTTCCTCTCGAGGGATGTGCTGATCCCTAGCCGCCATCTGGAGTTCTGGAGGGCGGTTTTGAGTGTCCTCagggtgatgggtgtatctctggaggctgcctgtagGTTGTGGCCAAAGGGGGCATGCATCTTGCCAGGTTTCCAACAGCCCTCTCTTGTCTGCCAAGGTGGCTCAGTGAATGTGAGGTtactatcctggattgctggcaTGAATAGTAGGGTAGGAAGTGGGTTCCATGCAGCATCTGTACTACCTGCTGCACTGAGGGTCCTCTTGAGTGTGGAGgggaatacagcctctcctcacttaaagaCAGGGTTCCGTTCCTACGACCACGTAcgtaaacgaatttgtcgctagGTGatgagcatactataatggtagtgggtttgtgtcaaccatctttgacgTTGTTTTAATGTCgcctctgcaccatttataacatttctgttatatttttaagtgtttatctagtattgtactgtatattgtaataaacagaatagaggaaatcagctgtaatatacattatttaggtatgcatactggtcagagagcccgtcataagtctgaggcatcggtaaacaagtacatagctaagtgaggagaggatgtATATGGTCTTTTTGTTTCTCCTTGGAGCTATTTCCCACCtcccctttcctcttcctcctgagtctttTCCTTCCCTAGTGGCATCTTTACATGACCCTGGCATGTCCACAGACTTTTCTGCAGACATTTCTAAGAACCTGGTACAGTCTTCAGGTAACAACTTGTTGTTTAACTCCATTACTGAAGTTCCAACTGACTCTTTTGTTACTTCTGACCTTCTCTCTACCTTGATGAAAATTCCAGCTTCCCCCCATCCCCTTACAGTGCATTGATTTTCAGATCATTTGCACATCAAGGTGGATCAACTCCAGTCCCCCATCCAAGCAACTTCAACCTGTAACCAATTAAGCTAACCCTGTGACTGCTGCTACttgcttttaacccttaaattgtgCCTGAGGTACCAGTATGCAAATGCTGTCTGTGTCGAACGTACTAgtatacagtgctagtcatggcattatgccgtGTGAGTGCCCTGACATAATGCTGTGATGAAAATCAAAGGCAGCTGTTAGCATGTCAtggcctgccgccacactccacagtgactcctcagtgctgaCGTGGCTGCTGTGGTGAGAGGAAGTCTTACACTTTTGTCTCTTAtctgccccatcttttgtcctgtgttccctttggttttggggctatacattttttattataggtaaaaggaagtctttaacacctgaaactatagctcaggtcatagggcttcacaaagctgggcaccagatgaACGaagtagtggagaatgttggtgtgtgtgtgtgtgtgtgtgtgtgtgtgtgtgtgtatgtgagcctTCATTGAGTCactgggtgcagcatttcaaggctgATTGCGGTGTCGAGTAACCATCTGCCAAACCTTGGCCTGGCTCCTCAAAGATGACATCTGtttgtaccttaactgtgttaaagaagcatttagagagtacacctaagataactgctagagaattgaaagaaaagaacccacatcttctctcagaggtgtctgtaagaactgttaacagacgtgtgtcagaactgggctacagtagtcaccgccaggttaagaaatcgat encodes the following:
- the LOC128700476 gene encoding zinc finger protein 850 → MHFIKEEPSESPPETPETKPVFELQSSLIKQIRVHTEVKPHQCSVCLQDFTQKSHEMKHSGVHLEKNSLKSHQCLLCSKSFTKDENLQKHLEKHTGGKPYTCSKCQKRYLKRGSLIRHLRNHPGENPWQCIVCVKDFSTKDALKRHMRIHTGEKPYQCSVCQRDFSDKSVLVRHMKVHTGEKAFECLLCNKQFIQVSCLKQHLKVHAEGKFHQCSVCAKTFSNKSQLDRHLIYHAGGTPYNCAVCSKGFLSKTKLARHTRIHTGEKPFQCSKCQRSFSDKSILVRHMIVHSDERYPCSVCSKDFSRKSLLDQHLRVHTGEKPFHCSVCPERFINKGRLIRHMRIHTGEKPFKCSVCLKAFAEKPVLIRHMRVHTGEKPYQCSVCSKKFSQKIHLEQHMNVHRGGKPYNCSVCVKGFLHLTSLKRHVRRHVGEKPYQCSVCLRNLSDSTSLIQHMKIHGKKKNQCSLCSNKTSQIDLKKQLNASARRKIYKCPVCKKYFLNKASLTRHKKSHIEEKLFQCSVCLKDLLDSTSLIKHMVTHKTNKPHQCSVCLKNYSDKSGLQEHMKTHTEDKFQCSLCQEDFEDKSALEQHTIVHTQVKSEVTSDWVEDVIGKKEDVTSKKEEVTGKKEDFKGEKEDFKGKKEDFNGKKEDITVHTEEKLENSRCIGDSESKNKYSTVQAEDMVFQCSVCLQNFSDETLIEHVKIHSHEKCNKCVEDLNDKKDEDEDMTIQAEDILYQCSECQTEFSDKEMIMQHMKVHTEENLEASSVCVGDFNGTEEHTTLYTEDILYQCSGCLKEFTDGKMLMEHMKVHAEGNPEESLGSVTDFQSKEEQVEFPTEDILYQCSVCQKEFTAEKILMEHMAVHTDEKPFKCSVCLKEFPEKGSLEQHMKGHGGGRPYNCSVCLKSFSTKACVMRHMRVHTGEKPYQCAVCLKYFTDKAVVIRHMRRHTGEKPYQCSVCLKRFTQNSHLKHHMKNHPGEDVVKLHKCLVCSKRISLENLEQHLRVHLGDKLYNCPLCQKGFASNASLIRHRKVHTGEKPHQCSVCFKLFSRNSHLKQHYKIHTGEKPYECSVCLTRYIQKIQLQQHMRVHTGEKPFNCSVCLKDFRFKASLKKHMRVHAREASQKVLQKSNLDKNSGSHKDGMAYKCSMCSKGFSNKASLNRHMKAHEEEEKRNCIRHLQEILNK